Proteins encoded within one genomic window of Hevea brasiliensis isolate MT/VB/25A 57/8 chromosome 8, ASM3005281v1, whole genome shotgun sequence:
- the LOC110645563 gene encoding uncharacterized protein LOC110645563, protein MIRLKWQKMKIGIDSLKFFLTIVSVTILHRIGYLNAVSAVCQLSFVDGHKLFNFSLASPLPKYPHGVLSEDGFYKLSVNESMLWFQLCNGMIFNHDPPRCVGCLDCGGTLRCGMECSALVTNNIGGYDVCTTIGHVSSTVTSIFDKQNPHKGVIVKMSNTVKTSAGSENCSLSVSVICNSNGVQGPHSLEKLGTCDYAAVLQHPSGCAIVVSVHGKGWGWFGTLVIIILCLFGGYMLVGAAYRYFFLGIRGLDMIPNLDFWVRLPQRTQSCCASLVRKFRGPTEGYRCSYSPVNF, encoded by the exons ATGATACGATTGAAGTGGCAAAAAATGAAAATAGGAATCGATTCTTTGAAATTTTTTCTAACCATAGTCTCTGTAACGATTCTACATCGAATTGGGTATCTAAACGCTGTCTCTGCAGTCTGCCAACTCAGTTTTGTTGATGGGCACAAGCTTTTCAACTTCAGTTTAGCGTCTCCTCTCCCGAAATACCCTCATGGTGTCCTTAGCGAAGATGG GTTTTATAAGCTATCAGTGAACGAGTCTATGCTCTGGTTTCAG CTATGCAATGGAATGATTTTTAATCATGATCCACCCAGATGTGTTGGTTGCCTG GATTGTGGGGGGACATTACGTTGTGGCATGGAATGTAGTGCACTTGTGACAAACAACATAGGAG GTTATGATGTATGTACTACTATTGGGCATGTCTCAAGCACTGTTACTAGCATTTTTG ATAAACAGAATCCACACAAGGGTGTAATTGTTAAGATGTCAAATACTGTTAAGACGTCTGCTGGCTCTGAGAATTGTTCACTCTCTGTCTCTGTCATTTGCAATTCAAATGGTGTTCAA GGGCCACATTCACTGGAGAAATTAGGGACCTGTGATTAT GCAGCAGTACTACAACATCCTTCAGGTTGTGCCATAGTTGTATCTGTTCATGGGAAAGGATGGGGCTGGTTTGGTACCTTAGTAATCAT TATCTTATGCCTTTTTGGTGGGTATATGTTGGTGGGTGCAGCCTATCGATATTTCTTCCTTGGAATTCGTGGTTTAGAT ATGATTCCCAACTTGGATTTTTGGGTCAGATTGCCTCAGAGAACACAG AGTTGTTGTGCATCTCTGGTGCGGAAATTTAGAGGACCAACAGAAGGTTATCGATGCTCTTATTCTCCAGTCAATTTTTAA